One Herbaspirillum rubrisubalbicans genomic window carries:
- the xrtB gene encoding exosortase B, translating to MTADTIRPIPQPRFSGVPWLIVAAGLGVMYIPSFIDLFHGVWGTERNAHGPIVLAVACCYLFVRVRQLLEEGLVERQPAPIAALVVLLLGLLCFVLGRSQTVLFLEAGSLIPMLMAIVLFQFGVRTCRRLWFAFFFMLFMVPLPASVVDLLTQPLKIGVSYASEQVLHLLGYPIARSGVILYIGPYQLLVADACAGLNSLFTLEALGLLYMNLVRHQSLLRNVLLAILIVPISFTANTVRVMVLALITFYMGDAAGQGFLHGFAGMLLFLVALGLIIALDGLLRWIAVRHAGWQGRAVPLPVQRKRVASTESAREKFVMNIRLAVPMAVAMALSVAVAGMLVPHDPQVLKDGKFSSIVPTQFGDWREVPSPFLQVDVGLDDGTGRNAEQPYDDVLGRTYVNSRGQMVMLALAYAKEQTQDVKIHLPEVCYVAQGFKLSDEQRVALSVGPSDTPVMGSRFIASHSNRLEAVSYWVRIGDGFPNGGLAARWKIFKDGMGGRISDGILVRASSLMPDLSNEADAFALQQGFLKDLADAMRTGHPGLLVPA from the coding sequence ATGACTGCCGACACCATCCGCCCGATACCCCAACCACGCTTCTCTGGAGTGCCTTGGCTGATCGTCGCGGCAGGACTGGGCGTGATGTATATCCCCAGTTTCATCGACCTGTTCCACGGGGTATGGGGGACCGAACGTAATGCCCATGGCCCCATCGTGCTGGCGGTGGCCTGCTGCTACCTGTTCGTACGCGTGCGGCAGTTGCTCGAAGAAGGTCTGGTCGAACGTCAGCCGGCACCAATCGCAGCTTTGGTGGTCCTGTTGCTGGGTTTGCTGTGCTTCGTGTTGGGACGTTCGCAGACGGTGCTGTTTCTGGAAGCGGGCTCACTCATTCCGATGCTCATGGCCATCGTGCTGTTCCAGTTCGGTGTGCGCACTTGCCGTCGTCTGTGGTTTGCCTTCTTCTTCATGCTGTTCATGGTGCCCTTGCCGGCATCGGTGGTGGACCTGCTGACTCAACCGCTGAAGATCGGCGTGTCCTATGCCTCCGAACAGGTGCTGCATCTGCTTGGCTATCCGATTGCGCGCAGTGGTGTGATCCTCTACATCGGGCCATATCAGTTGCTGGTGGCCGATGCCTGTGCCGGTCTCAATTCGCTCTTTACTCTGGAAGCACTGGGCTTGCTGTACATGAATCTGGTGCGCCATCAGTCCTTGTTGCGCAATGTATTGCTGGCGATCCTGATCGTGCCGATTTCCTTCACTGCCAATACAGTGCGTGTGATGGTACTGGCGCTGATCACCTTCTACATGGGCGATGCGGCAGGGCAGGGCTTCTTGCATGGTTTCGCCGGGATGCTGCTGTTCCTGGTGGCACTTGGATTGATCATTGCATTGGATGGCCTGCTGCGCTGGATTGCGGTGCGCCATGCTGGCTGGCAGGGACGTGCGGTGCCGCTGCCCGTGCAGCGCAAACGTGTGGCCAGCACCGAGAGTGCGCGCGAGAAGTTCGTCATGAATATCCGGCTGGCAGTGCCGATGGCAGTGGCCATGGCCTTATCGGTAGCAGTGGCAGGCATGTTGGTGCCGCACGACCCCCAGGTACTGAAGGATGGCAAGTTCTCCTCCATCGTGCCGACCCAATTCGGCGACTGGCGCGAAGTGCCTTCGCCCTTCCTGCAAGTGGATGTGGGTCTGGACGATGGCACGGGGCGTAATGCCGAACAGCCTTATGACGATGTGCTGGGACGGACCTATGTGAACAGCCGTGGTCAGATGGTGATGCTGGCGCTGGCGTATGCCAAGGAGCAGACCCAGGATGTGAAGATTCATTTGCCCGAGGTGTGCTATGTGGCACAGGGATTCAAGCTCAGTGATGAGCAGCGGGTGGCCCTGTCTGTTGGACCGAGCGACACGCCGGTCATGGGTTCGCGTTTTATCGCCAGCCACTCCAATCGGCTTGAAGCGGTAAGTTATTGGGTGCGTATCGGTGATGGCTTCCCCAACGGCGGTCTGGCCGCGCGCTGGAAGATATTCAAGGATGGCATGGGCGGCCGGATTTCCGATGGCATCCTGGTGCGTGCCTCCAGTCTCATGCCTGACCTGAGCAATGAGGCAGATGCCTTCGCCCTGCAGCAAGGATTCCTGAAGGATCTGGCTGACGCCATGCGGACTGGTCACCCCGGGTTGCTGGTGCCGGCCTGA
- a CDS encoding O-antigen ligase family protein has protein sequence MMRRTNLPSSQIVFVLIACVIAAMAGLVLPVLAGMLDGSLAKLAAVPVLLILGGLFLFNKRLLLLCVLLLRASGDIVLESTRVGSGGGFSLGLGGAINALIILIAFLFIVEKPQLLPRKAWVPWFILLAIAVIGMVVSPDKGAALKIVLGLCSYFAVFVCAFYVVRTPEEFRSMILLILASSLIPTVYGFVSTALNARGGLSGFRLQGTFGHPNIFAFYLTLVIVLGLYVIKSTQFKLDQFKRFALGGYLGLLFLLLLLTQTRSAWVACFLIFLLYGVKFERRYLAYMLILGTLALLVPSVQERILQLDSGNTVTTYAKLNSFAWRTYLWHSGLNWMSPSHYLYGYGVEAFPFYSPIFFPLAGGVNWGAHSVFVQWFFDTGLIGVVAYLAIFYQVMRVLIRYQKQDRLGGIILICTLIEYLVVSASDNMLAYLAFNWYFWLVMGMGWSVYANSEQGRLEAAGKKNRRLEQASVPHSKPA, from the coding sequence ATGATGAGAAGAACCAACCTGCCATCTTCACAGATCGTGTTTGTGCTCATCGCCTGCGTCATCGCGGCGATGGCCGGCTTGGTGCTGCCGGTGTTGGCCGGTATGCTCGATGGCAGTCTTGCCAAGCTGGCTGCGGTGCCCGTGTTGCTGATCCTGGGTGGCCTGTTCCTGTTCAATAAACGCCTGCTGCTGCTGTGCGTGCTGCTCTTGCGCGCTTCCGGGGATATCGTCCTGGAGTCCACCCGGGTGGGTTCGGGCGGTGGCTTTTCGTTGGGTCTGGGCGGTGCCATCAATGCCCTGATCATTCTGATCGCCTTTCTCTTCATCGTCGAGAAGCCCCAGCTCTTGCCGCGCAAGGCTTGGGTGCCCTGGTTCATCCTGCTGGCCATCGCCGTGATCGGTATGGTCGTCTCGCCCGACAAGGGCGCGGCGCTCAAGATCGTCCTGGGCCTGTGTTCTTATTTTGCGGTCTTCGTCTGCGCCTTTTACGTGGTGCGCACGCCGGAGGAATTCCGTTCCATGATCCTGCTGATCCTGGCTTCCTCCCTGATCCCGACCGTCTATGGTTTCGTCAGCACTGCCCTCAATGCACGCGGCGGCCTCAGTGGCTTCCGTCTGCAAGGGACCTTTGGGCATCCGAATATTTTTGCCTTCTATCTGACGCTGGTCATCGTTCTGGGGCTGTATGTCATCAAGAGCACGCAATTCAAGCTGGATCAGTTCAAGCGCTTCGCGCTGGGGGGATATCTGGGCCTGTTGTTCCTGCTCTTGTTACTGACCCAGACCCGCAGTGCCTGGGTCGCGTGTTTCCTGATCTTCCTGCTGTACGGGGTGAAGTTCGAGCGGCGCTACCTGGCCTACATGCTGATCCTGGGGACGCTGGCACTGCTGGTACCCAGTGTGCAGGAGCGTATCCTGCAGCTCGATAGCGGTAACACCGTGACCACCTATGCCAAGCTGAACTCCTTTGCCTGGCGGACCTATCTGTGGCATTCCGGCCTGAACTGGATGAGTCCTTCGCATTATCTGTATGGATATGGCGTGGAAGCCTTTCCCTTCTATTCGCCCATCTTCTTCCCGCTGGCCGGTGGGGTGAATTGGGGTGCGCATAGTGTGTTCGTTCAGTGGTTCTTCGACACCGGCCTCATCGGTGTGGTGGCTTATCTGGCCATCTTCTACCAGGTCATGCGTGTCTTGATCCGGTATCAGAAACAGGACCGCCTGGGCGGCATCATTCTCATCTGCACGCTCATCGAATATCTGGTCGTCTCGGCCTCGGACAACATGCTGGCCTATCTGGCGTTCAACTGGTACTTCTGGCTGGTGATGGGCATGGGCTGGTCGGTCTATGCCAACAGTGAACAAGGCAGGCTGGAAGCTGCCGGAAAAAAGAATCGGCGTCTGGAACAGGCGTCTGTCCCTCACTCGAAGCCGGCCTGA
- a CDS encoding glycosyltransferase yields MTKKIAYFINQYPKVSHSFIRREIAAVEAQGFAIDRIALRGWDAEVVDADDRAERDRTRYILKGGIGGLLAPMLRQMMAHPKGFFSALGLALKMARRGERGLIYHLVYLLEAAQVVEWTKAFGATHIHAHFGTNSTEIVMLAHCLGGPTYSFTVHGPEEFDKPLALGLDEKIRRSAFTVAITSFCQSQLYRWVEQSVWPKVAIVHCGLDRAFYSDAPVQPQAAARLVCVGRLCEQKGQLLLVEAAAALAKKGIRFELVLAGDGEMRLQIEQRIHHYGLQNQIRITGWISSVQVREELLAARAMVLPSFAEGLPVVIMEAMALRRPVLTTYIAGIPELVLDGENGWLFPAGDVRRLVDAMESCLQASPEQLQRMGEAAHARAVVRHSIDTEAAKLAQLFTNPAQADMAQPGAAA; encoded by the coding sequence ATGACAAAAAAGATCGCCTATTTCATCAATCAGTATCCCAAGGTCAGCCACAGCTTCATTCGGCGTGAAATCGCCGCCGTGGAAGCCCAGGGTTTTGCCATCGACCGCATTGCCTTGCGCGGTTGGGATGCCGAGGTCGTCGATGCAGACGATAGGGCCGAGCGCGACCGCACGCGCTACATCCTCAAGGGCGGTATCGGGGGCTTGCTGGCACCCATGCTGCGCCAGATGATGGCCCATCCCAAGGGTTTTTTCTCGGCACTGGGACTGGCACTGAAGATGGCGCGCCGTGGCGAGCGTGGTCTGATCTATCACCTGGTGTACCTGTTGGAAGCGGCGCAAGTCGTGGAGTGGACCAAGGCTTTTGGGGCCACGCATATTCATGCGCATTTCGGCACCAACTCCACCGAGATCGTCATGCTGGCGCATTGTCTGGGTGGGCCGACCTACAGTTTCACGGTGCATGGCCCCGAAGAGTTCGACAAGCCGCTGGCATTGGGGCTGGATGAGAAAATTCGCCGCTCCGCATTCACGGTGGCCATCACGTCGTTTTGCCAGAGTCAGCTTTATCGCTGGGTAGAGCAGAGCGTTTGGCCCAAGGTAGCCATTGTCCACTGCGGCCTGGATCGGGCGTTCTATTCGGATGCCCCGGTGCAGCCGCAGGCCGCTGCGCGACTGGTGTGCGTGGGCCGCCTGTGCGAACAGAAAGGGCAGTTGCTGCTGGTGGAGGCGGCCGCAGCATTGGCCAAGAAAGGCATTCGTTTCGAGCTGGTGCTGGCCGGTGATGGTGAAATGCGTCTGCAGATCGAGCAGCGCATCCATCATTACGGGCTGCAGAATCAGATTCGCATCACCGGCTGGATCAGCAGCGTCCAGGTGCGTGAAGAATTGTTGGCGGCGCGCGCCATGGTCCTGCCCAGTTTTGCAGAAGGCTTGCCAGTGGTGATCATGGAAGCCATGGCCTTGCGCCGTCCTGTCTTGACCACTTACATCGCCGGCATCCCCGAGCTGGTGCTCGATGGCGAGAATGGTTGGCTGTTTCCTGCGGGAGATGTCAGACGTCTGGTCGATGCCATGGAGTCTTGTCTGCAGGCTTCTCCCGAGCAACTGCAGCGTATGGGTGAAGCGGCTCATGCGCGCGCCGTGGTACGCCACTCCATCGATACAGAGGCAGCCAAGCTGGCCCAGCTCTTCACCAATCCAGCACAAGCCGATATGGCCCAGCCGGGAGCTGCGGCATGA
- a CDS encoding acyltransferase family protein — protein MSMVHTKHQDIASLDGWRAVAILIVATSHAGLGKWVPGGLGVTIFFFLSGYLITTLLLREFAATGTLNIKHFYLRRLLRLTPPLLLVLVLTYVLTHLGIFKGYATWTGFFAQLFYFANYYGLFFDAAHTVPQGTGVFWSLAVEEHFYFFFPALLLLMLRGAQLRRLPLYLGLACVLLLAWRCYLVMGVGVVTERTYYATDTRIDSMLYGCILATTALSPDWQRSLQRPLLRTLAILAGVILLLATLVVRSEVFRETVRYSLQGIALIPLFYYSVCNPEIWPFRWLNQGWVRRIGIYSYSIYLAHYVMLNNVDWVSPYVPLNVLVALAIAWLFAVLVDRFVDTPLRVVRARLR, from the coding sequence ATGAGCATGGTCCACACCAAGCACCAGGACATTGCCTCGCTCGATGGCTGGCGCGCTGTCGCCATCCTGATCGTGGCCACCAGTCACGCGGGCCTGGGCAAGTGGGTGCCGGGTGGGCTGGGAGTGACGATCTTCTTCTTCCTGAGTGGCTACCTCATCACCACCTTGCTGCTGCGCGAGTTCGCCGCCACTGGCACCCTCAATATCAAGCATTTCTATCTGCGCCGGCTGCTGCGCCTGACGCCTCCCTTGTTGCTGGTGCTGGTGCTGACCTATGTGCTGACCCATTTGGGGATATTCAAAGGCTACGCCACCTGGACGGGTTTCTTTGCGCAACTGTTTTATTTCGCCAATTACTATGGGCTCTTCTTTGATGCTGCCCATACGGTGCCGCAGGGCACGGGTGTGTTTTGGTCGCTGGCGGTGGAAGAGCATTTCTATTTCTTCTTCCCGGCCTTGCTCTTGCTCATGCTGCGTGGTGCGCAATTGCGCCGTCTTCCTCTGTACCTGGGTCTGGCGTGCGTGCTGTTGCTGGCGTGGCGCTGCTATCTGGTCATGGGCGTAGGCGTGGTCACCGAGCGCACTTACTACGCTACCGATACCCGCATCGACTCCATGCTCTATGGCTGCATTCTGGCCACCACTGCCTTGTCGCCCGACTGGCAGCGCAGCTTGCAAAGACCGCTGCTGCGCACGTTGGCCATCCTGGCGGGGGTGATCCTGTTGCTAGCCACCCTGGTGGTGCGCAGCGAGGTCTTCCGTGAGACCGTGCGTTATTCCTTGCAGGGGATCGCGCTTATTCCCTTGTTCTACTACTCGGTCTGCAATCCCGAGATCTGGCCGTTTCGCTGGCTCAACCAGGGCTGGGTACGGCGCATCGGCATTTATTCCTATTCGATCTACCTGGCGCACTACGTCATGCTCAATAACGTCGACTGGGTCTCGCCCTATGTGCCGCTCAATGTCCTGGTGGCACTGGCTATTGCATGGTTGTTTGCCGTACTGGTGGATCGCTTCGTCGACACGCCGCTGCGCGTAGTCAGAGCACGACTCCGTTAA